The following is a genomic window from Neodiprion lecontei isolate iyNeoLeco1 chromosome 4, iyNeoLeco1.1, whole genome shotgun sequence.
TACTGTTTTGGAGTCAGATTTTTCTTTGCTAACAATTCAGAATTCTAATCATGTGAGCTTCTCATAAAAAAACATCCGATCAAcgtaaaattgaaagaaaaatatagtgCCCAGGATACAAATAAGGAATCGCACTATCACCTCGTTGCTTGAACAGAGTTGCCGTGAGCTTGCACAGCGATGACACACAACAACGGCTGATCGCAAGAACTTCCTGCCCATCCAAAAGAGCATAGACATGACGCATCGCGAGCGCACGTGCCATGGATACAGCGTGGCTGGCAGGTGAGTCGACATATTCCAGGGTCCTTTTCGTCCTTGACAAAAGGAGCTTGGCAGTCGCACTGACCTGGAGCGACGCAGGAGCCATTAACGCACTTTTCACATACAGGCTGACAGACGTTCGACTCCACTTCGGACTTCTCATATCCCTCGAGGCATTCGCATCTCTCAGGACTCTCGCAAATCCCGTTGACACAGGGCTTCGTGCACACGGGCTGACAGTCTTTAGTGGCATTATCGAGCTTAAGCCCGGTGCCGCAGGCGCAGACACCAGGTCCGATACAGACGCCGAAAGCACAGGGCGGCTCGCACCGCGGTTCGCAGCTGAAGACGTCGTCCGGGGATCGCTGGAAGCCCTCTTTACACTCGCACACGTCAGGTGCTACGCACCATCCGTTGACGCAGGGCCGCTCGCAGACGGGCTCGCACCGGCCGTCCTGGGTCTCGTTGAATCCCGGATCGCATCGGCAGACATCGGGCTCTGCGCAGAAGCCGTTTTCGCAGTTCCTTGCGCAGACCGGTTCGCAGGTACGATTGGCTAGGCGATAGCCTGCGCGACATGCGCAGACTCCGGGAGCTACGCAGGTGCCGAGGAAGCACCCCTGCTCGCAGACCGGCTCGCAGACGGACTCGTTTACGCTGCGTTGGAAGAGCTGGAAGCCATCTTTGCAGGGGATGCAGACGTCGGGAGCGACGCAACGCGTTTCGCAGGGAATTCTGCAGGCTGGAACGCACTCGTCGTCCTCGTTCTTCTCGAAGCCCGGATTGCACTTGCAGATGTCAGGCGCCGCGCACCATCCGTTGTTGCAGGGGAAACCGCAGACCGGTTTGCACGTGTGACCGTCCTGACCAAGCTCGAAGCCCTCGTTACAGGTGCACTTTTCTGGTGCGGTGCAGTTCCCAAAGATGCAAGTTTTGCTGCAACGTGGCTCGCAGGTGAAGGCGTTCAGTCGCGACGGTTCGAAGCCGTCGTCGCAGCCGCAGACTTCGGCATCAACGCACTTTCCGTTTACGCAGTCGTGGCTGCATGTCGGAAGACACTTGTTATCATCGCTCATCGCGTAACCGAAGTGGCAGATGCATTTGTTAGGTTTGATGCACCACCCGTTTTCGCAACCGGAAGGACACTTCGGAAAGCAAGTCATCGTCTCAGCGTTGTACTCGAAGCCCTCGTCGCAGGTGCAGGTGTTTGGAGCGGTGCACTTTCCGAAAATGCAGGGTTTCTCGCATATCGGACTGCATCCTGATAGATCGTTAAGCTTTGTGTAGCCTTTGTTGCACTCGCACATGAAGGGCTGGGCGCAGTTGCCGTTCTTGCATCCCAATGAACAGTGTGGCATGCAGCTACCATGCACATTGTCGTAACCAAAGCAGCATATATCTACGATTGACCACGACGTGTAGTACTGCAAAACGATGGAAAATGTCAGGCGGAAATAAAATCGCAGAGTGATCGTGCGGAAAGAGAAGCGATCGTCGTATTCCTACCTCGATTTTCCAGTTGGTACGCCATCTCGGTGGGTGGAAAAATTCCAGTCGTCTATTTTGATAATAGTCATGGTATGGAACGTAACGAGATTTCCTAGAACTGAGCCAAGTTTGTttggatttgaaatttgaaacatttttttaagccaatttctatttttcttacttattgagatttttcatcaatgataATCATCTTGGATGAAGTATAATCATGACAGTAATGCAAATAACCGCAAGTAGCGAAAATCGTAAcgatttctataattttgaaaatctaacTTTTATCCGTCTATGTCGTGGATTGTTACTAGGAACACAGAAcctgaattgaaaatttgaaaaattaaactatTCGTACGTTTATGATAATGCTTACAAATGCAGAtcattgtttttgttttaaataataacTTTTTCTCGACTTTCCGTCACAGTTTTGTTTCATCCACGGTAAtttatattgagaaaaaaaattagacagcaagacaagaagaaaaaaaaaaaaacgtcactTCGAAATGTCAGCCACGTGCGTGAGACTTCAACTCTCTgtaatctaattttttttcttatcaatcATGCAGAATTTGGCTCGGTCAGGatttaattaatattgaagGAAATTGACAATCCGTGAAATATATCTTACCTTACACTCTTTTTGCACACAGCTTGAGGACTTCCATGCAAAGCGGTTGATTGCGACGTTGAAAAGACGATAAACTGTATCGCGATCGACAGTATAATTGGAAACGTCAGCATTGTAATTCTCTCTTGCCAAGCTACCGTTTGCAGCAATCAGTTTggaatgaaagtaaaaaagtaaaaccgACAATTCTAACTGTGGAGCCGGTGTTATCTCTCCCACTTGCATTTGAACGGTCATATCAAGTGAAGCGGACGCAGCGTTTTTCCACTGCGGTGAATACAATGCATAATAACGGAAAGAACTGCAGCTAATTAAAGCTTCGAATTTTACGTAGGTGTTTGTGTCATAATTGACTTCTCCACTGACGGTTCTCTACTTAAGAACCAGCTTCGCTACACTAGAAAATTTAACCTTTATACCTAGTAGGTCACACCGCGGTAAAATCGCATACCAGTCACAGTGGGTGAAGTTCACCCCAAACGTGATATTTTGCTTCAAAGATGAGTTctaaacatttaaaaaaaaaacatatctaAGTTTGTTTAAGGATCGCGGAAAAAGCTCTCTCAGTTCTCCTAACCAAAATTgaatgtttaaatattgtaaaataccGGCAAAGTAAAAGAAAGTGCCAAAAGTGTCGAAAAAAAGTCTTTATTTCGCATGAAGAATGGAGCCACGGTACTCATTTCCCCAACTGACTGACTCTACGagcagtttgaaaaatgttttgagtaaaattcgCCCCGAGTGACCTGTTAGGGTTAATGTTGTTTGTCGAAGCATACTCACTTTTCAGTACAGAAGTAGTTTCTGGAGGTTTAAAATTTTCGGTACTTACAAAAGCTGTGACGCTTAACTGCGGAACAAAGAGTGCACAGCAGTAGCTTCTGTTCTAGATTATTCAGACTACAAAGAGCACGCAGCAAACGTTTGTTTAATCAGTAATAAAGGATATGTCTCTGATAACGCTTGGATAATGGTTGTTTACGCGTATTTATTAAATACAGCCTAGCAGATATCACTCCTGTCGTCCTATGTGATGCGCTTCTTGTCGACATTGTTACTACTACAACATCTCACTTCCCTAAACAACAATCGgctatattttttctttcaaaagtACTTATCCATAATTATTGCATTATTAGATGATTATTCACGGAGAGTTGACGATATTCACGTACGATTGAGAGATGCTGTCGCATTCGTCCTCCGTTTCTTCCACGTATACGCATTCTTTGGAACCAGCCATGAAATCAGAGCGGAAAGAGCTAATGATGTTGTGACAAGATTACACGCAACGAAGAAAATACGACGCCAACTAAGTACAATTTTGCTTACGGTTACTCGGTGACTTTGGCTTCCGCTTTAACTTCGTTAAATATAGACCGTAGACGACCGCCGAGCACAGTATGATACCGATCACCCCGCCTATCACGCTGGCGTAAGTCTTGGAGATACTAGTCTGGGCCGAAACAACGTTGCACGGTGAATCTGTGccaaataaaatatcatcCACGTCCAAAATTCGATGCACCGTAAGATTTTCAGTCTATAATCACTTGACTCACCAAATAGGAAAAAGTACAGTACTTCTTTCCGCAAATGATCAGTAAAGTTGTCAACGCTGTTCTCAACCTCAGCGATGCACCGTTCGCTGCACGGTGGTCTCTCAAACGACGTTCCCGTCGAATTTTGATCGACATTTTGAACGGCATTGAGCGTCTCGTATTCATAGACGATTTGGCTGGCTCGAGGAatagttttttgtttatttcgaGTATGAACTAGCTTAGTATCGAAAATGCAGGACTGTCAATAACCAACTCTCACCTTTCTATTTTGAGGACCTCGTCCTCGATCGGTTGTCTGACAAAGCAGATAAGAGACTCCGCGCAGGATTGACCTCCCCATCCATCTCGGCATTGGCATCCTTGGGCGGTGCAGAAACCGTTGACGCACTCGGGAATACAGGCCTTGATACAGGTTCCGGGGTCGTTATAGTCCATGATGAAGCCAAAAGTGCACTGGCACTCTCCTGGAGCGATACAAGATCCATTGACGCACTTTTCGCAGAAAGCTTGACAGACGGTAGAGTTTTCATCATTGCCCTTGACAAAGCCCTGAAGACACTTGCAGATGCCGGGACTATCGCAGATTCCATTCACGCACTTGGGATCACAGGAGGGCACGCATCTAGACCCCTTCATAACGTGACCATCGATGCACTCGCAGACCTCAGGAGCGACGCACCTTCCTCGATGACACTCCTCCTCACAGACCGGCTCGCAAAGGTAATTGGATCGGGTGCTCAGCACGTATCCATCGATACACGAGCACGTGTCGGGTGCAATGCATGTCCCGAAAACGCAGGTCTGGTTGCAGACCGGAGTGCAGGTGGAATTCGATCCAGGAACTATGGCGTAGCCTGTGTCACAGGTGCAGACGTCGGTGGCGGTGCAGGAGCCGAAAACGCAGGGTGGATCGCAGGTTGGTTCACAGGCAAAAACGTCGTTCTGAGTTTTCCGGAAGCCGTCGTCACACCGACATGAATCCGGTGCAACGCAATGACCGTTTACGCAAGGTCGTTCGCATACCGGAAGGCACTCTGCGGTACCGTTCTTCTCGTAGCCTTCGTGGCAACTGCAGATTTCCGGTTCGACGCAGTAGCCGTTCTTGCACTCGAAGGAGCAGACTGGTTCGCAGTTGTGCCAGACGTCCGTTGGTCTGTAGCCGTCGTTGCAGGTGCAGACATCCGGTGCTGTGCAGCTTCCGAAATTGCAGGAGGATCGGCAGACCGGGTCGCACTTCTGACCGAAAAAATCCAGCTTGTAGTTCATATCACATTCGCACACTTCCGGCTTTACGCACTTTCCGTTCTCGCACGAACCCGAACACACTGGTATGCACACCTCGTTCACGTTGCTGTAACCCTCGCAGCATGCTGCCTCCGTTGAGTAGGTAGTGTGGTACTGAAAGTTGTGGAAATTATTGCAACCTTTTTTTCAGAGTAATACACAACTTCGAGATACAACTGCttcgtcatttttctaatACTTTGAGGTATCCTTACCTCCTGTCTGAAGTTCGTACGAACCCTGACGCGATAGCCTCGCAGTAGGTGTTGTCTGTACGTCTCTATGTATGGAACGTAGTGGGATTCGTTCTTACTGAAGAGAAACAGATACTGCACATTATACACTCGTTAtcatatttgtataaaatcaTGTGCCTCATTTactttttaattcattataaTTTTACCTGATAGTCCGTATACATATCGCATCCCTATCACCCTTCAGTTTATCACCATCCACGATACATATCGTAAGAACTGCGATCACGATTGAGAAAATTACTCCAACTGTCATGTTGCTCAGTCTACTCTTCGAAGGTGGTAAGAAAACACCCGCATTCGTACTGCCACTCTCAGCGCAAAGAAGACCTTATCACTCCCACCAACAGTGGGGGATTCATAGTGTTCCATACATTCAGGAATCCGGATGTAGGCGTTGTTCTTGTAAGCAGATGGCGATTTATTGTTAGATCAGTTGCTCTGTTTTATAGGCGTTGAGATTTTCTTCAACCTTTCTTCAGTAAAGGAATATAACATGTGCATGTGTTATATTCTGTAATAGTTGAgttttacaaatattatacattaggAGTTGATTAACTCGCATACGACACATGGAAAAACAATCACAAGTACTTCATTTAATGCatgaaatatgtaaaaacCATGCTGTTGATAAAATGTATCAATAGAATGGTCTGAACAGGATGATTCACTTACTTTCTTTGAACCATTCTTTTCATATAGATAAACAATGTggttttcttcttcaaatttGTGTATTCATTATAATTCGTTCGCTCTTCAGGTTTAGGTTacaacatattttttacttacttGCAAAATTGTCCCAGAGTGCACTACGCAAGTGTTGGATAGAAGTGACCATAAGGGGCCGGACAGTACAGAAGCGTCACGGCGACTGATCTCGTTATCACATCACGTCAGACAAGCGTCTGCGAGTATAAACATATGCAGTGTGAATGACCAAGCACAGTGATAAAGAATTTATTAAGCAAACGATACAGCTGCGCCTTCAagttgtacaaaaaattgcTCGAATCTCTT
Proteins encoded in this region:
- the LOC107227221 gene encoding uncharacterized protein LOC107227221 isoform X1 encodes the protein MTVGVIFSIVIAVLTICIVDGDKLKGDRDAICIRTISKNESHYVPYIETYRQHLLRGYRVRVRTNFRQEYHTTYSTEAACCEGYSNVNEVCIPVCSGSCENGKCVKPEVCECDMNYKLDFFGQKCDPVCRSSCNFGSCTAPDVCTCNDGYRPTDVWHNCEPVCSFECKNGYCVEPEICSCHEGYEKNGTAECLPVCERPCVNGHCVAPDSCRCDDGFRKTQNDVFACEPTCDPPCVFGSCTATDVCTCDTGYAIVPGSNSTCTPVCNQTCVFGTCIAPDTCSCIDGYVLSTRSNYLCEPVCEEECHRGRCVAPEVCECIDGHVMKGSRCVPSCDPKCVNGICDSPGICKCLQGFVKGNDENSTVCQAFCEKCVNGSCIAPGECQCTFGFIMDYNDPGTCIKACIPECVNGFCTAQGCQCRDGWGGQSCAESLICFVRQPIEDEVLKIESQIVYEYETLNAVQNVDQNSTGTSFERPPCSERCIAEVENSVDNFTDHLRKEVLYFFLFDSPCNVVSAQTSISKTYASVIGGVIGIILCSAVVYGLYLTKLKRKPKSPSNPLSALISWLVPKNAYTWKKRRTNATASLNPWQERITMLTFPIILSIAIQFIVFSTSQSTALHGSPQAVCKKSVSSRKSRYVPYHDYYQNRRLEFFHPPRWRTNWKIEYYTSWSIVDICCFGYDNVHGSCMPHCSLGCKNGNCAQPFMCECNKGYTKLNDLSGCSPICEKPCIFGKCTAPNTCTCDEGFEYNAETMTCFPKCPSGCENGWCIKPNKCICHFGYAMSDDNKCLPTCSHDCVNGKCVDAEVCGCDDGFEPSRLNAFTCEPRCSKTCIFGNCTAPEKCTCNEGFELGQDGHTCKPVCGFPCNNGWCAAPDICKCNPGFEKNEDDECVPACRIPCETRCVAPDVCIPCKDGFQLFQRSVNESVCEPVCEQGCFLGTCVAPGVCACRAGYRLANRTCEPVCARNCENGFCAEPDVCRCDPGFNETQDGRCEPVCERPCVNGWCVAPDVCECKEGFQRSPDDVFSCEPRCEPPCAFGVCIGPGVCACGTGLKLDNATKDCQPVCTKPCVNGICESPERCECLEGYEKSEVESNVCQPVCEKCVNGSCVAPGQCDCQAPFVKDEKDPGICRLTCQPRCIHGTCARDASCLCSFGWAGSSCDQPLLCVIAVQAHGNSVQATSKLPEFNGTTLTNESLGNEWGVPSCRSECSSQLVNMTINSTKASANTVYHFISIDSSCNVVTAHRNFLKTHNSAIGAGIGVLIIATVVCGAYVTRRKWKSRHMMKSESTQCIQYNSSENISEDT
- the LOC107227221 gene encoding zonadhesin isoform X3; the encoded protein is MTVGVIFSIVIAVLTICIVDGDKLKGDRDAICIRTISKNESHYVPYIETYRQHLLRGYRVRVRTNFRQEYHTTYSTEAACCEGYSNVNEVCIPVCSGSCENGKCVKPEVCECDMNYKLDFFGQKCDPVCRSSCNFGSCTAPDVCTCNDGYRPTDVWHNCEPVCSFECKNGYCVEPEICSCHEGYEKNGTAECLPVCERPCVNGHCVAPDSCRCDDGFRKTQNDVFACEPTCDPPCVFGSCTATDVCTCDTGYAIVPGSNSTCTPVCNQTCVFGTCIAPDTCSCIDGYVLSTRSNYLCEPVCEEECHRGRCVAPEVCECIDGHVMKGSRCVPSCDPKCVNGICDSPGICKCLQGFVKGNDENSTVCQAFCEKCVNGSCIAPGECQCTFGFIMDYNDPGTCIKACIPECVNGFCTAQGCQCRDGWGGQSCAESLICFVRQPIEDEVLKIESQIVYEYETLNAVQNVDQNSTGTSFERPPCSERCIAEVENSVDNFTDHLRKEVLYFFLFAWQERITMLTFPIILSIAIQFIVFSTSQSTALHGSPQAVCKKSVSSRKSRYVPYHDYYQNRRLEFFHPPRWRTNWKIEYYTSWSIVDICCFGYDNVHGSCMPHCSLGCKNGNCAQPFMCECNKGYTKLNDLSGCSPICEKPCIFGKCTAPNTCTCDEGFEYNAETMTCFPKCPSGCENGWCIKPNKCICHFGYAMSDDNKCLPTCSHDCVNGKCVDAEVCGCDDGFEPSRLNAFTCEPRCSKTCIFGNCTAPEKCTCNEGFELGQDGHTCKPVCGFPCNNGWCAAPDICKCNPGFEKNEDDECVPACRIPCETRCVAPDVCIPCKDGFQLFQRSVNESVCEPVCEQGCFLGTCVAPGVCACRAGYRLANRTCEPVCARNCENGFCAEPDVCRCDPGFNETQDGRCEPVCERPCVNGWCVAPDVCECKEGFQRSPDDVFSCEPRCEPPCAFGVCIGPGVCACGTGLKLDNATKDCQPVCTKPCVNGICESPERCECLEGYEKSEVESNVCQPVCEKCVNGSCVAPGQCDCQAPFVKDEKDPGICRLTCQPRCIHGTCARDASCLCSFGWAGSSCDQPLLCVIAVQAHGNSVQATSKLPEFNGTTLTNESLGNEWGVPSCRSECSSQLVNMTINSTKASANTVYHFISIDSSCNVVTAHRNFLKTHNSAIGAGIGVLIIATVVCGAYVTRRKWKSRHMMKSESTQCIQYNSSENISEDT
- the LOC107227221 gene encoding fibrillin-1 isoform X4 — encoded protein: MTVGVIFSIVIAVLTICIVDGDKLKGDRDAICIRTISKNESHYVPYIETYRQHLLRGYRVRVRTNFRQEYHTTYSTEAACCEGYSNVNEVCIPVCSGSCENGKCVKPEVCECDMNYKLDFFGQKCDPVCRSSCNFGSCTAPDVCTCNDGYRPTDVWHNCEPVCSFECKNGYCVEPEICSCHEGYEKNGTAECLPVCERPCVNGHCVAPDSCRCDDGFRKTQNDVFACEPTCDPPCVFGSCTATDVCTCDTGYAIVPGSNSTCTPVCNQTCVFGTCIAPDTCSCIDGYVLSTRSNYLCEPVCEEECHRGRCVAPEVCECIDGHVMKGSRCVPSCDPKCVNGICDSPGICKCLQGFVKGNDENSTVCQAFCEKCVNGSCIAPGECQCTFGFIMDYNDPGTCIKACIPECVNGFCTAQGCQCRDGWGGQSCAESLICFVRQPIEDEVLKIESSRKSRYVPYHDYYQNRRLEFFHPPRWRTNWKIEYYTSWSIVDICCFGYDNVHGSCMPHCSLGCKNGNCAQPFMCECNKGYTKLNDLSGCSPICEKPCIFGKCTAPNTCTCDEGFEYNAETMTCFPKCPSGCENGWCIKPNKCICHFGYAMSDDNKCLPTCSHDCVNGKCVDAEVCGCDDGFEPSRLNAFTCEPRCSKTCIFGNCTAPEKCTCNEGFELGQDGHTCKPVCGFPCNNGWCAAPDICKCNPGFEKNEDDECVPACRIPCETRCVAPDVCIPCKDGFQLFQRSVNESVCEPVCEQGCFLGTCVAPGVCACRAGYRLANRTCEPVCARNCENGFCAEPDVCRCDPGFNETQDGRCEPVCERPCVNGWCVAPDVCECKEGFQRSPDDVFSCEPRCEPPCAFGVCIGPGVCACGTGLKLDNATKDCQPVCTKPCVNGICESPERCECLEGYEKSEVESNVCQPVCEKCVNGSCVAPGQCDCQAPFVKDEKDPGICRLTCQPRCIHGTCARDASCLCSFGWAGSSCDQPLLCVIAVQAHGNSVQATSKLPEFNGTTLTNESLGNEWGVPSCRSECSSQLVNMTINSTKASANTVYHFISIDSSCNVVTAHRNFLKTHNSAIGAGIGVLIIATVVCGAYVTRRKWKSRHMMKSESTQCIQYNSSENISEDT
- the LOC107227221 gene encoding uncharacterized protein LOC107227221 isoform X2, giving the protein MTVGVIFSIVIAVLTICIVDGDKLKGDRDAICIRTISKNESHYVPYIETYRQHLLRGYRVRVRTNFRQEYHTTYSTEAACCEGYSNVNEVCIPVCSGSCENGKCVKPEVCECDMNYKLDFFGQKCDPVCRSSCNFGSCTAPDVCTCNDGYRPTDVWHNCEPVCSFECKNGYCVEPEICSCHEGYEKNGTAECLPVCERPCVNGHCVAPDSCRCDDGFRKTQNDVFACEPTCDPPCVFGSCTATDVCTCDTGYAIVPGSNSTCTPVCNQTCVFGTCIAPDTCSCIDGYVLSTRSNYLCEPVCEEECHRGRCVAPEVCECIDGHVMKGSRCVPSCDPKCVNGICDSPGICKCLQGFVKGNDENSTVCQAFCEKCVNGSCIAPGECQCTFGFIMDYNDPGTCIKACIPECVNGFCTAQGCQCRDGWGGQSCAESLICFVRQPIEDEVLKIESQIVYEYETLNAVQNVDQNSTGTSFERPPCSERCIAEVENSVDNFTDHLRKEVLYFFLFDSPCNVVSAQTSISKTYASVIGGVIGIILCSAVVYGLYLTKLKRKPKSPSNPWQERITMLTFPIILSIAIQFIVFSTSQSTALHGSPQAVCKKSVSSRKSRYVPYHDYYQNRRLEFFHPPRWRTNWKIEYYTSWSIVDICCFGYDNVHGSCMPHCSLGCKNGNCAQPFMCECNKGYTKLNDLSGCSPICEKPCIFGKCTAPNTCTCDEGFEYNAETMTCFPKCPSGCENGWCIKPNKCICHFGYAMSDDNKCLPTCSHDCVNGKCVDAEVCGCDDGFEPSRLNAFTCEPRCSKTCIFGNCTAPEKCTCNEGFELGQDGHTCKPVCGFPCNNGWCAAPDICKCNPGFEKNEDDECVPACRIPCETRCVAPDVCIPCKDGFQLFQRSVNESVCEPVCEQGCFLGTCVAPGVCACRAGYRLANRTCEPVCARNCENGFCAEPDVCRCDPGFNETQDGRCEPVCERPCVNGWCVAPDVCECKEGFQRSPDDVFSCEPRCEPPCAFGVCIGPGVCACGTGLKLDNATKDCQPVCTKPCVNGICESPERCECLEGYEKSEVESNVCQPVCEKCVNGSCVAPGQCDCQAPFVKDEKDPGICRLTCQPRCIHGTCARDASCLCSFGWAGSSCDQPLLCVIAVQAHGNSVQATSKLPEFNGTTLTNESLGNEWGVPSCRSECSSQLVNMTINSTKASANTVYHFISIDSSCNVVTAHRNFLKTHNSAIGAGIGVLIIATVVCGAYVTRRKWKSRHMMKSESTQCIQYNSSENISEDT